One genomic window of Geodermatophilus sp. DSM 44513 includes the following:
- a CDS encoding helix-turn-helix domain-containing protein, which translates to MSPRTRELFRRGAEAELDPRDDWVEELHAAALGGPRMRPVAEDPVLAAATRRVTLADLLHWAAANVQHPGQRVPANTGPESLEAARDLVRRGLDESALDAYRAAQGVAWRRWMRICFDLTPDPAELRALLDVSALSIATFIEDTVAAVSRRMAAERAELTRGVHAERRAAVTLLLEGAPIGRARAEAQLGYRLSGPHTAAVVWSGPGTASGQLEAAAEAVVRTAGATHRLTVVASAAALWLWLPVASAPHPGRLAASLAGHPDVRVAVGRPGRDVDGFRRSHLDAATTQRMLARLTSPQQVARLEDVQLVALLTRDPASAEEFLADTLGGLLHADADTRATVLAHVRELGSTSRTAARLHTHRNTVLRRLARADELLPRPLAEHAVDVAAALEVLRWRGTAS; encoded by the coding sequence GTGTCCCCGCGGACCCGGGAGCTGTTCCGGCGGGGGGCGGAGGCCGAGCTGGACCCCCGGGACGACTGGGTGGAGGAGCTGCACGCCGCCGCCCTCGGCGGGCCGCGGATGCGCCCGGTCGCCGAGGACCCGGTGCTCGCCGCGGCGACCCGGCGGGTCACCCTGGCCGACCTGCTGCACTGGGCGGCGGCCAACGTGCAGCACCCCGGTCAGCGGGTGCCGGCCAACACCGGGCCGGAGTCGCTGGAGGCGGCGCGCGACCTGGTGCGCCGCGGCCTGGACGAGTCCGCGCTGGACGCCTACCGCGCCGCCCAGGGGGTGGCCTGGCGGCGGTGGATGCGGATCTGCTTCGACCTGACGCCCGACCCCGCCGAGCTGCGCGCCCTGCTGGACGTCTCGGCGCTGTCCATCGCCACCTTCATCGAGGACACGGTGGCCGCGGTGTCGAGGCGGATGGCCGCCGAGCGGGCCGAGCTGACCCGCGGCGTGCACGCCGAGCGCCGGGCCGCGGTCACCCTGCTCCTGGAGGGCGCCCCCATCGGGCGGGCCCGCGCCGAGGCGCAGCTGGGGTACCGGCTGTCCGGCCCGCACACCGCCGCGGTGGTGTGGAGCGGCCCGGGCACGGCGTCCGGGCAGCTGGAGGCCGCCGCGGAGGCCGTCGTCCGGACCGCCGGCGCCACGCACCGGCTCACCGTCGTCGCCAGCGCGGCCGCGCTGTGGCTGTGGCTGCCCGTGGCGAGCGCGCCGCACCCCGGGCGGCTGGCCGCGTCCCTGGCCGGGCACCCCGACGTCCGGGTGGCCGTGGGCCGCCCCGGCCGGGACGTCGACGGCTTCCGGCGCAGCCACCTCGACGCCGCGACCACCCAGCGGATGCTGGCCCGGCTCACCTCGCCGCAGCAGGTGGCCCGCCTCGAGGACGTGCAGCTGGTCGCGCTGCTCACCCGCGACCCGGCGTCCGCCGAGGAGTTCCTCGCCGACACCCTGGGGGGCCTGCTGCACGCCGACGCGGACACGCGGGCGACCGTGCTCGCCCACGTGCGGGAGCTGGGCAGCACCTCGCGCACCGCCGCGCGGCTGCACACCCACCGCAACACGGTGCTGCGCCGGCTGGCCCGCGCTGACGAGCTGCTGCCCCGCCCGCTGGCCGAACACGCCGTCGACGTGGCCGCGGCGCTGGAGGTGCTGCGCTGGCGCGGCACGGCGAGCTGA
- a CDS encoding NAD(P)/FAD-dependent oxidoreductase: MTTPHTPVEHLDVLVVGAGISGIGAGRYLTTEPPQKSFAILEARTASGGTWDLFRYPGIRSDSDLHTFGYEFKPWRDEQSIADAPRILAYLRETITENGLDERIRYSHRVLSAAWSTPEARWLVDVERTDTGQRLQLSAGWLFCAGGYYRYDEGFTPVFPGRERFGGPVVHPQAWPEDLQYAGRRVLVIGSGATAVTLVPALAETAAHVTMLQRTPSYVMPVPRTDVLAQKLTALFGEERGFALTRRKNIARGTGIWRFCQKHPRAARKLIRWVTSKQLPAGYPVDVHFNPPYDPWDQRLCAVPDGDLFRAIRNGTAEVVTDRIETFTETGVRLVSGRELEADLVVTATGLNVQAIGGIALTVDGQPVHLPDTVAYKGMMLSGVPNLVLAIGYTNSSWTLKIGLLCEHFCRLLAHLDAHGQDVAVPRPSDPDMPTRPLLDFAAGYVQRAVDQLPRQGDRVPWLTSTSYATDVELLRAGSVTDPELHLSRAATAATVTA, translated from the coding sequence GTGACCACTCCGCACACGCCGGTCGAGCACCTCGACGTGCTGGTCGTCGGGGCCGGGATCTCCGGCATCGGCGCCGGGCGGTACCTGACCACCGAGCCGCCGCAGAAGAGCTTCGCGATCCTGGAGGCGCGCACGGCGTCCGGCGGCACCTGGGACCTGTTCCGCTACCCCGGCATCCGGTCGGACTCCGACCTGCACACGTTCGGTTACGAGTTCAAGCCCTGGCGCGACGAGCAGTCCATCGCCGACGCGCCGCGGATCCTCGCCTACCTCCGCGAGACGATCACCGAGAACGGCCTGGACGAGCGGATCCGCTACTCCCACCGGGTGCTGTCGGCCGCCTGGTCCACGCCGGAGGCCCGCTGGCTGGTCGACGTCGAACGCACCGACACCGGGCAGCGGCTGCAGCTGTCGGCGGGCTGGCTGTTCTGCGCCGGCGGCTACTACCGCTACGACGAGGGCTTCACGCCGGTCTTCCCCGGCCGGGAGCGCTTCGGTGGCCCGGTCGTGCACCCCCAGGCCTGGCCGGAGGACCTGCAGTACGCGGGCAGGCGGGTGCTGGTGATCGGCAGCGGCGCCACCGCGGTCACCCTGGTGCCCGCGCTGGCCGAGACGGCCGCGCACGTGACGATGCTGCAGCGGACGCCGTCCTACGTGATGCCGGTGCCGCGCACCGACGTGCTCGCGCAGAAGCTGACCGCCCTGTTCGGCGAGGAGCGCGGGTTCGCCCTCACCCGCCGCAAGAACATCGCCCGCGGCACCGGCATCTGGCGGTTCTGCCAGAAGCACCCCCGGGCGGCGCGGAAGCTGATCCGCTGGGTCACGAGCAAGCAGCTGCCCGCCGGCTATCCGGTCGACGTGCACTTCAACCCGCCCTACGACCCCTGGGACCAGCGGCTGTGCGCCGTCCCCGACGGCGACCTGTTCCGTGCCATCCGCAACGGGACGGCCGAGGTGGTCACCGACCGGATCGAGACGTTCACCGAGACCGGGGTGCGGCTGGTCTCCGGCCGCGAGCTCGAGGCCGACCTGGTCGTGACCGCCACCGGGCTGAACGTGCAGGCCATCGGCGGCATCGCGCTGACCGTGGACGGGCAGCCGGTGCACCTGCCCGACACGGTCGCCTACAAGGGGATGATGCTGTCCGGCGTCCCCAACCTGGTGCTGGCCATCGGCTACACCAACTCCTCCTGGACGCTGAAGATCGGGCTGCTCTGCGAGCACTTCTGCCGGCTGCTGGCGCACCTGGACGCGCACGGGCAGGACGTCGCGGTGCCCCGGCCGAGCGACCCGGACATGCCGACCCGCCCGCTGCTGGACTTCGCCGCCGGCTACGTGCAGCGGGCGGTCGACCAGCTGCCCCGCCAGGGCGACCGGGTGCCGTGGCTGACCTCGACGAGCTACGCCACCGACGTGGAGCTGCTGCGCGCCGGCAGCGTCACCGACCCGGAGCTGCACCTGTCGCGCGCCGCCACCGCGGCGACGGTGACCGCGTGA
- a CDS encoding SDR family oxidoreductase has protein sequence MSGVRGKVAVVTGAGSGIGRALALELARRGARVALSDVDEAGLAGTADRTRALRAQPHSARLDVADRAAVEAYAETVAGHFGVVHQVYNNAGVAGGGAVLETEWAEYDRVLSVNLFGVLHGTKAFLPHLVASGDGHVVNVSSLNGILGQGRMTAYCTSKFAVRGFTESLRAELLAAGHPVRVSVVHPGGVRTNIATAALEHARASGREVTPDEEARTRLYTEKLLRMPAEQAARIVVDGVEAGRPRILVGTDARVADLLVRLAPRLYPVLAARAERRFAGRTAQGRPASGTRATSAPPPADG, from the coding sequence GTGAGCGGCGTCCGCGGCAAGGTCGCCGTCGTCACCGGCGCCGGCTCCGGCATCGGCCGGGCGCTGGCCCTGGAGCTGGCCCGGCGCGGGGCGCGCGTCGCGCTGTCCGACGTCGACGAGGCCGGCCTGGCCGGGACCGCCGACCGCACCCGGGCACTGCGTGCGCAGCCGCACAGCGCCCGCCTGGACGTGGCCGACCGGGCCGCGGTCGAGGCGTACGCGGAGACGGTGGCCGGGCACTTCGGCGTCGTCCACCAGGTCTACAACAACGCCGGGGTGGCCGGTGGCGGCGCGGTGCTGGAGACCGAGTGGGCCGAGTACGACCGCGTCCTGTCGGTCAACCTGTTCGGCGTCCTCCACGGCACCAAGGCGTTCCTGCCGCACCTGGTCGCCTCCGGGGACGGGCACGTGGTCAACGTGTCCAGCCTCAACGGGATCCTCGGCCAGGGCCGGATGACCGCGTACTGCACCAGCAAGTTCGCCGTCCGCGGGTTCACCGAGAGCCTGCGCGCGGAGCTGCTGGCCGCCGGGCACCCGGTGCGGGTCAGCGTGGTGCACCCCGGCGGCGTGCGCACGAACATCGCGACGGCGGCGCTGGAGCACGCGCGGGCGTCGGGCCGGGAGGTCACCCCGGACGAGGAGGCCCGCACCCGCCTGTACACCGAGAAGCTGCTGCGGATGCCGGCCGAGCAGGCCGCCCGGATCGTGGTGGACGGGGTGGAGGCCGGCCGCCCGCGGATCCTGGTCGGCACCGACGCGCGGGTCGCCGACCTGCTCGTCCGGCTGGCGCCGCGGCTGTACCCGGTGCTGGCCGCCCGCGCCGAGCGGCGGTTCGCCGGCCGGACCGCTCAGGGCCGGCCGGCGTCCGGCACGCGGGCGACGTCGGCGCCGCCGCCCGCCGACGGGTAG
- a CDS encoding site-2 protease family protein produces MRETFGLGRIAGIRVGVNASVLVIVAIIAGGLAFGRFPLVLPGRGAAAYLTAAVAAAVAFLASLLAHELAHALVARRNGVEVEGITLWLLGGVARLRGGARTPGAEFRIAGVGPLTSLVLGVAFGTAALLARLVGADGLPVAVLDYLAGINVALALFNLVPAAPLDGGRLLRALLWRLRGDAWSSAVTAARAGRLFGFALIALGFLQLVTGRGFGGLWLALVGLFVVNAATAEEQHAQVSGRLGGLPVGAVMSSPALVADPDRTVETFLHEVALVRRFSTYPLVDATGALVGLVTLNRLRSVPPAARATTRLQDVACPPAEVPVAAPGEPLTELLPRLAGCSDGRAVVVDGGRVVGVVSPSDVARTLQLADLAAFDRYPSAGGGADVARVPDAGRP; encoded by the coding sequence GTGAGAGAGACCTTCGGCCTGGGCCGGATCGCCGGCATCCGCGTCGGCGTGAACGCCAGCGTGCTGGTGATCGTGGCGATCATCGCCGGGGGACTGGCGTTCGGCCGGTTCCCGCTCGTGCTGCCCGGCCGCGGGGCGGCGGCGTACCTGACCGCCGCCGTGGCCGCCGCGGTGGCCTTCCTCGCCTCGCTGCTGGCCCACGAGCTGGCGCACGCGCTGGTGGCCCGGCGCAACGGCGTCGAGGTGGAGGGCATCACCCTGTGGCTGCTCGGCGGCGTGGCCCGCCTGCGTGGCGGGGCCCGCACGCCGGGGGCGGAGTTCCGCATCGCCGGCGTCGGCCCGCTCACCAGCCTGGTCCTCGGCGTCGCGTTCGGCACCGCCGCGCTGCTCGCCCGGCTGGTCGGGGCCGACGGCCTGCCGGTCGCCGTCCTGGACTACCTCGCCGGGATCAACGTGGCGCTGGCCCTGTTCAACCTCGTCCCGGCCGCGCCGCTGGACGGCGGGCGGCTGCTGCGCGCGCTGCTGTGGCGGCTGCGCGGCGACGCCTGGTCCTCCGCGGTGACCGCGGCCCGCGCCGGGCGGCTGTTCGGCTTCGCGCTGATCGCGCTGGGCTTCCTGCAGCTGGTCACCGGCCGCGGCTTCGGCGGGCTGTGGCTGGCCCTGGTCGGGCTGTTCGTGGTCAACGCCGCGACGGCCGAGGAGCAGCACGCGCAGGTGTCCGGCCGGCTGGGCGGGCTGCCGGTGGGCGCGGTCATGAGCAGCCCGGCGCTGGTCGCCGACCCCGACCGGACGGTGGAGACCTTCCTGCACGAGGTGGCCCTGGTGCGGCGGTTCAGCACCTACCCGCTGGTCGACGCCACGGGCGCGCTGGTCGGCCTGGTGACGCTCAACCGGCTGCGTTCGGTGCCACCCGCGGCCCGGGCCACGACCCGGCTGCAGGACGTCGCCTGCCCGCCGGCCGAGGTCCCGGTCGCCGCGCCCGGCGAGCCGCTGACCGAGCTGCTGCCGCGGCTGGCCGGCTGCAGTGACGGCCGGGCGGTCGTCGTCGACGGCGGCCGGGTGGTCGGCGTGGTGTCACCGAGCGACGTGGCCCGCACCCTGCAGCTGGCCGACCTCGCCGCCTTCGACCGCTACCCGTCGGCGGGCGGCGGCGCCGACGTCGCCCGCGTGCCGGACGCCGGCCGGCCCTGA
- a CDS encoding sporulation protein, with amino-acid sequence MAFRGIMARLGSGGATVETVLDRPDTTPGGAVTGTVHVTGGTVAQDVTEVRVALQATVEVESGDSSWREEVTFGTVAVAGAARVEPGARHALPFRLPVPWQCPVTAIDGWHLRGMRVGLRTRLDVPGSVDPGDLDPVTVLPLPVQRTVLQALDGLGFAFRGADVEKGRIRGSELPFYQEVEFAPPPGLRGRVRELEVTFLADPHGVDVVLEVDRRGGLLSEGRDVGGRLRLAHTDTDVRAVAAQLDAAVRQLGARRGWL; translated from the coding sequence ATGGCCTTCCGCGGCATCATGGCGCGCCTGGGCTCCGGCGGCGCCACCGTCGAGACCGTGCTGGACCGGCCGGACACGACCCCGGGCGGCGCGGTCACCGGCACCGTGCACGTCACCGGCGGGACCGTCGCCCAGGACGTCACGGAGGTCCGGGTCGCGCTGCAGGCCACCGTCGAGGTGGAGAGCGGGGACTCCTCCTGGCGTGAGGAGGTCACCTTCGGCACGGTCGCGGTCGCCGGCGCCGCGCGGGTGGAGCCCGGCGCCCGGCACGCCCTGCCGTTCCGGCTGCCGGTGCCCTGGCAGTGCCCGGTGACCGCGATCGACGGCTGGCACCTGCGCGGCATGCGGGTGGGCCTGCGCACCCGCCTGGACGTCCCCGGGTCGGTCGACCCCGGCGACCTGGACCCGGTGACCGTGCTGCCGCTGCCGGTGCAGCGGACCGTGCTGCAGGCCCTGGACGGCCTGGGCTTCGCCTTCCGCGGCGCGGACGTGGAGAAGGGCCGCATCCGGGGCAGCGAGCTGCCGTTCTACCAGGAGGTCGAGTTCGCCCCGCCGCCCGGCCTGCGCGGCCGGGTGCGGGAGCTGGAGGTCACCTTCCTCGCCGACCCGCACGGCGTGGACGTCGTCCTGGAGGTCGACCGGCGCGGCGGGCTGCTCAGCGAGGGCCGCGACGTCGGCGGCCGGCTGCGGCTGGCCCACACCGACACCGACGTCCGCGCGGTGGCCGCGCAGCTGGACGCCGCCGTCCGGCAGCTCGGCGCCCGCCGCGGCTGGCTGTAG
- a CDS encoding response regulator transcription factor, giving the protein MPRSVLFIEDDERIRRVVSLSLRREGLEVAEAGSGEEGLARLAERPYDVVLLDLVLPGRDGFDVCREIRRVSATPVIMVTARADSRDVVAGLEAGADDYVTKPSVAEELSARIRALARRTRSPGARPRVVVGDLVIAPADGVVTRRGEVVPLTRTEFRLLVELAAERGRVLSREELLERVWGYDYFGDSRLVDVHVRRLRTKVEADPADPAIVTTVRGMGYRLPG; this is encoded by the coding sequence ATGCCCCGCTCCGTGCTGTTCATCGAGGACGACGAGCGCATCCGGCGCGTCGTCTCCCTGTCCCTGCGCCGGGAGGGCCTGGAGGTGGCCGAGGCCGGCTCGGGCGAGGAGGGCCTGGCCCGGCTCGCGGAGCGGCCCTACGACGTCGTGCTGCTGGACCTGGTGCTCCCGGGCCGGGACGGCTTCGACGTGTGCCGGGAGATCCGCCGCGTGTCCGCCACCCCGGTGATCATGGTGACCGCCCGGGCCGACAGCCGCGACGTCGTCGCGGGCCTGGAGGCCGGTGCCGACGACTACGTCACCAAGCCGTCCGTCGCCGAGGAGCTCTCCGCCCGCATCCGCGCCCTGGCCCGCCGCACGCGGTCCCCCGGCGCCCGCCCGCGCGTCGTCGTCGGCGACCTGGTGATCGCGCCGGCCGACGGGGTGGTCACCCGGCGCGGGGAGGTCGTGCCGCTGACCCGGACGGAGTTCCGGCTGCTGGTCGAGCTGGCCGCCGAGCGCGGCCGGGTGCTCAGCCGCGAGGAGCTGCTCGAGCGGGTCTGGGGCTACGACTACTTCGGCGACTCCCGGCTGGTCGACGTGCACGTGCGCCGGCTGCGCACCAAGGTCGAGGCCGACCCCGCGGACCCCGCGATCGTGACGACGGTGCGCGGCATGGGCTACCGGCTGCCGGGGTGA
- a CDS encoding HAMP domain-containing sensor histidine kinase has product MSPTAVVAPPPADGPAGGTLRRRRAPWPPSLRGRATLALTAVAVALTTALAVGVWVSATQYLLYTRQNVTLAQAVANAAQVQRGLSAEGFLPAELLSQLPRETGSVSLLADDGEWSTTSLRIGREELPEALRTAVARGEPSRQRIAVDGDPYLAVGLPLPGLQDAYFEVFPLHELDDTVRVLGVVLTSSVLAAAPLAAAVGWWVTRPALRPLERISAAAAAIAGGDLGARIDPRGDPSLAPIAASFNATAAALEQRVRADARFAADVSHELRSPLTTVLAAVSLVEAHADRLDPDGREGLALLRSEVRDLERLVADLLEISRTDAGDPDLVVEDVRLAALVGQTLARRAAAGGGSTRPTVAAAAADVVVRADKRRLERVLRNLVDNADTHGGGLTAVTVERAGPHACVLVDDAGPGVPEEERGVVFERFARGSRSTRASSDGSGLGLALVSRHVQLMGGSVTVTDAPGGGARFVVRLPAVDPAGGRP; this is encoded by the coding sequence GTGAGCCCGACGGCCGTCGTGGCCCCGCCGCCCGCCGACGGCCCGGCCGGCGGCACCCTCCGGCGGCGCCGCGCTCCCTGGCCGCCCTCGCTGCGCGGCCGGGCGACGCTGGCGCTCACCGCCGTCGCGGTCGCGCTGACCACCGCGCTCGCCGTCGGCGTCTGGGTCTCCGCCACCCAGTACCTGCTGTACACCCGGCAGAACGTCACGCTCGCCCAGGCGGTCGCCAACGCCGCCCAGGTGCAGCGCGGGCTGTCCGCCGAGGGGTTCCTGCCCGCGGAGCTGCTCTCCCAGCTGCCGCGGGAGACCGGCTCGGTCTCGCTGCTCGCCGACGACGGCGAGTGGAGCACCACCTCGCTGCGGATCGGCCGCGAGGAGCTGCCCGAGGCGCTGCGCACCGCCGTCGCCCGGGGTGAGCCGTCCCGCCAGCGCATCGCCGTCGACGGGGACCCCTACCTGGCCGTGGGCCTGCCGCTGCCCGGGCTGCAGGACGCCTACTTCGAGGTCTTCCCGCTGCACGAACTCGACGACACCGTGCGCGTCCTCGGGGTGGTGCTGACCTCGTCGGTGCTGGCCGCCGCCCCGCTCGCGGCCGCCGTGGGCTGGTGGGTCACCCGGCCGGCGCTGCGGCCGCTGGAGCGCATCTCGGCCGCCGCGGCCGCCATCGCCGGTGGGGACCTCGGCGCCCGCATCGACCCGCGCGGCGACCCGTCGCTGGCGCCGATCGCCGCGTCGTTCAACGCCACCGCGGCGGCGCTGGAGCAGCGGGTCCGCGCCGACGCCCGGTTCGCCGCGGACGTCAGCCACGAGCTGCGCAGCCCGCTGACCACCGTGCTCGCCGCGGTCTCCCTGGTCGAGGCGCACGCCGACCGGCTGGACCCCGACGGCCGGGAGGGCCTGGCGCTGCTGCGCTCGGAGGTGCGCGACCTGGAGCGGCTGGTCGCCGACCTGCTGGAGATCTCCCGCACCGACGCCGGCGACCCCGACCTGGTCGTCGAGGACGTCCGCCTGGCCGCGCTGGTGGGTCAGACCCTGGCCCGCCGCGCGGCCGCGGGCGGGGGGAGCACGCGGCCCACCGTGGCCGCCGCGGCCGCCGACGTGGTCGTGCGGGCGGACAAGCGCCGCCTGGAGCGGGTGCTGCGCAACCTGGTGGACAACGCCGACACCCACGGCGGGGGCCTGACCGCGGTCACCGTGGAGCGCGCCGGGCCGCACGCGTGCGTCCTGGTCGACGACGCCGGCCCCGGTGTCCCGGAGGAGGAGCGCGGCGTGGTGTTCGAGCGGTTCGCCCGCGGCAGCCGCAGCACCCGGGCCAGCTCCGACGGCAGCGGGCTGGGCCTGGCCCTGGTGAGCCGGCACGTGCAGCTGATGGGCGGCAGCGTGACCGTCACCGACGCCCCCGGCGGCGGCGCGCGGTTCGTCGTCCGGCTGCCCGCGGTCGACCCGGCCGGCGGGCGACCGTGA
- a CDS encoding GerMN domain-containing protein gives MRRPASLLPVLLALAACGVGPQDAPEPVPIPPAPAPAPESGAAPDGPRVTVWFVRGARLEAAERVTGRADIGAALDALAGGPTRAEAVDGLRTALVPQGLAPGRPTPAEPVVTVEVTREFTEVAGDDQLLATAQVVFTVTGFPGVQAVRVTAEGAPVEVPTDDGLTAGPVDRDDYASVAADEPPPPAPTPGAPPSEPPAAPTPGSTAPSTPGRRPPRRWCHGTAKRRRLTAR, from the coding sequence GTGAGGCGGCCGGCCTCCCTGCTGCCCGTGCTGCTGGCGCTGGCCGCGTGCGGGGTGGGCCCCCAGGACGCGCCGGAACCGGTTCCCATCCCGCCGGCGCCGGCACCGGCACCGGAGTCCGGCGCCGCACCCGACGGCCCCCGGGTGACCGTCTGGTTCGTCCGGGGCGCGCGGCTGGAGGCGGCCGAGCGGGTCACCGGGCGCGCCGACATCGGCGCCGCGCTGGACGCCCTGGCGGGCGGGCCGACCCGCGCCGAGGCGGTGGACGGGCTGCGCACCGCGCTCGTACCGCAGGGCCTGGCACCCGGCCGCCCCACCCCCGCCGAGCCGGTGGTCACCGTCGAGGTCACCCGTGAGTTCACCGAGGTCGCCGGCGACGACCAGCTGCTGGCCACCGCCCAGGTGGTGTTCACGGTGACCGGGTTCCCCGGCGTGCAGGCAGTGCGGGTCACCGCCGAGGGCGCGCCCGTGGAGGTGCCCACCGACGACGGCCTGACCGCCGGGCCGGTCGACCGGGACGACTACGCGTCGGTGGCGGCCGACGAGCCCCCGCCGCCTGCGCCGACCCCGGGCGCTCCGCCGTCCGAGCCCCCGGCGGCACCGACGCCGGGCAGCACCGCGCCGTCCACCCCCGGCCGGCGACCGCCGCGGCGGTGGTGTCACGGGACCGCAAAGCGCCGTCGCCTCACTGCCCGCTGA
- a CDS encoding phosphatase PAP2 family protein, with translation MTRDTGVRTPPPGAARTDATGVGRFGLRALLGWVALLAGAVPFLLLWLLVQRSWSPLGSLDGEVAAGLNEEVSGSPLLVSVLQGVTDLGGTGAAVLVMVLATVFLLVRGQRRLAAFVATTGIGLAVLGPVAKAVVDRARPVVASPVVETPSNASFPSGHAMTAVVVYGALLLVALPSVRRRARPWLVAATALLVVLVGLTRLALGVHFVSDVLAGWALGAGWLAVTAAAFRGWQHDRAGSVEEPLDPLDVPPAEAVHLAPAAGPVPTGGRTAALRLVAVAAGLFAALSVLGLLVTAVLTDTWIGRSDRSAVRWAADLRSPALTTVMETVSTLSGTRTVIAAGLALAVLGLAVAASWRPVVFVVVTLLGEVALYSLSSQVVSRARPAVADLTSGLPSAASWPSGHAAAAAALYGALAALVVVYARAPRRWPVLAVPLLLVVAIGASRVYVAAHHPTDVLAGAALGGVWVCACARWLLPAPGRGVRAGTAGVR, from the coding sequence ATGACACGGGACACCGGAGTGCGCACGCCGCCCCCCGGCGCGGCACGGACGGACGCCACCGGGGTGGGTCGGTTCGGGCTGCGCGCGCTGCTCGGCTGGGTCGCGCTGCTGGCCGGCGCCGTGCCCTTCCTGCTGCTCTGGCTGCTCGTGCAGCGCTCCTGGTCGCCGCTCGGCTCGCTGGACGGGGAGGTGGCCGCAGGGCTCAACGAGGAGGTCAGCGGCTCCCCGCTGCTGGTGTCGGTGCTGCAGGGGGTCACCGACCTGGGCGGCACCGGCGCCGCCGTGCTCGTGATGGTGCTGGCCACGGTGTTCCTCCTCGTCCGGGGGCAGCGGCGGCTGGCGGCGTTCGTGGCCACCACCGGGATCGGGCTGGCCGTCCTCGGTCCGGTGGCCAAGGCCGTCGTCGACCGGGCCCGGCCGGTGGTCGCCTCCCCCGTCGTCGAGACGCCGTCGAACGCGAGCTTCCCCAGTGGGCACGCCATGACGGCGGTCGTCGTGTACGGCGCGCTGCTCCTGGTCGCCCTGCCGTCGGTCCGCCGCCGCGCCCGGCCGTGGCTGGTGGCGGCGACGGCACTGCTGGTGGTCCTCGTGGGGCTCACCCGGCTGGCGCTCGGCGTCCACTTCGTCTCCGACGTGCTCGCCGGGTGGGCGCTGGGCGCCGGGTGGCTGGCGGTGACCGCGGCGGCGTTCCGGGGCTGGCAGCACGACCGGGCCGGGTCGGTCGAGGAGCCGCTGGACCCGCTCGACGTGCCGCCCGCCGAGGCGGTGCACCTGGCACCGGCCGCCGGCCCGGTGCCGACCGGGGGCCGGACGGCGGCGCTGCGGCTGGTGGCCGTCGCCGCCGGCCTGTTCGCCGCGCTCAGCGTCCTCGGGCTGCTGGTGACCGCGGTGCTCACCGACACGTGGATCGGCCGCTCGGACCGGTCGGCCGTCCGGTGGGCCGCCGACCTCCGCAGCCCCGCGCTGACGACGGTGATGGAGACGGTCAGCACGCTGTCGGGCACCCGCACCGTCATCGCCGCGGGGCTGGCGCTGGCCGTGCTGGGACTGGCGGTCGCGGCGAGCTGGCGCCCGGTGGTCTTCGTGGTGGTCACCCTGCTCGGCGAGGTGGCCCTCTACTCGCTGAGCTCCCAGGTGGTGTCGCGGGCCCGGCCCGCCGTCGCCGACCTGACCAGCGGGCTGCCCAGCGCGGCGAGCTGGCCGTCGGGGCACGCGGCGGCCGCGGCCGCCCTGTACGGCGCGCTGGCCGCGCTGGTGGTGGTGTACGCCCGGGCGCCGCGGCGGTGGCCGGTCCTCGCCGTCCCGCTGCTGCTGGTCGTGGCGATCGGCGCCTCGCGGGTCTACGTCGCAGCGCACCACCCCACCGACGTGCTGGCCGGGGCGGCGCTCGGGGGCGTCTGGGTGTGCGCCTGCGCGCGGTGGCTGCTCCCCGCGCCGGGACGGGGCGTGCGCGCCGGGACGGCGGGCGTCCGGTGA